A section of the Methanosarcina mazei S-6 genome encodes:
- a CDS encoding DNA polymerase II large subunit: MGETIASEEMHRYFDGLEARLKEAIEIANRARARGGDPRPVVEIPLAKDLADRVENLIGVKGVAEKIRELEARMSREEAALEIGKQVAEGVVGSFPSKKDAVEAAIRVSMAVLTEGVVAAPIEGIDKVDLGKNDDGSQYIRIFYSGPIRSAGGTAQALSVLVGDYVRRGIGIDRYKPREEEVERYVEEILLYKRVASLQYTPSEDEIRLIVRNCPVCIDGDPTEEAEVEGHRDLERIGTNRVRGGMCLVLAEGLALKAPKVKKHVNKLKMDGWDWLETLIGGAKSGESDEDEQKNKIKPKDKYIRDLIAGRPVFSHPSRPGGFRLRYGRSRNTSFASAGINPAGMVLLDDFITNGTQLKIERPGKAAAMSAVDSIEGPTVRLFSGDLIRVDDIKEAYEVRQQVEVIVDIGEILINYGDFLENNHPLMPSPYVFEWWIYDYESVCSEKILEKDLKNPSASLALKLAEKYNVPLHPKFTYLWHDINRNEFEALRKFVAEKGTFLEGEGEGEGEGILKLPLEDSVKEGIKPVLEKLLVLHKVKEGGIFVEEALPFILCLGLDRSLKEKVSMPDTGDMVEAAGILSGFKVYPKAPSRIGARMGRPEKSDLRKMSPAAQVLFPISNAGGMTRNLVSASDYTSCMNAKIGEIEVELGLRECPACGKESYFWRCECGEFTNPKLSCPRCKIDVRGAETCPKCGRKPTSVANVKLDFRPIYKQAFENVGERERMDIIKGVKRLMNGQMTPEPLEKGILRAKHDVYIFKDGTVRYDMSDIPLTHIRADELGITAARLRELDYKEDIYGKPLERDDQVVCLKVQDLLLSYDGAEYMLRTAKYVDELLVKYYKVEPYYNAETIQDLVGVLMIGLAPHTSAGVLGRLIGFTKASVGYAHPFFHASKRRNCDGDEDCVMLLMDGILNFSRSYLPEKRGGKMDAPLVLTTRIDPKEVDKEAHNIDLLARYPLEFYRATQEIKSPTEIESIMDLVSSRLGKPDQYEHFMFTHDTSNIAAGPLKSSYKTLGSMIEKMEAQLSLAGKIRAVDAPDVAERVLKSHFLPDLIGNLRSFSRQRMRCIKCGEKFRRPPLTGACPKCGGNVVLTVHEGAVRKYLEISKEIGERYGVSSYTRQRIELLDYDICSLFENHKVKQLGLSDFMSGSAR, from the coding sequence ATGGGTGAAACTATTGCAAGTGAAGAAATGCACAGGTACTTCGATGGGCTTGAGGCAAGATTAAAAGAAGCAATTGAGATTGCAAACAGAGCACGAGCCCGGGGAGGAGATCCCAGACCCGTTGTAGAAATCCCTCTTGCCAAAGACCTTGCGGATAGGGTTGAAAACCTTATTGGAGTCAAGGGTGTTGCTGAAAAGATCCGGGAACTTGAGGCCAGGATGTCCAGGGAAGAAGCTGCCCTTGAGATCGGAAAACAGGTTGCTGAAGGGGTGGTAGGAAGTTTTCCTTCAAAGAAAGATGCCGTTGAAGCTGCTATTCGTGTCTCAATGGCGGTTCTGACGGAAGGGGTGGTTGCGGCTCCTATTGAAGGAATTGATAAGGTAGACCTTGGTAAAAATGATGACGGTTCGCAGTACATAAGGATCTTTTATTCCGGGCCTATCAGAAGCGCTGGAGGGACTGCTCAGGCACTTTCCGTTCTGGTCGGCGATTATGTGAGACGCGGGATCGGGATCGACCGCTATAAGCCAAGAGAAGAGGAAGTGGAGAGGTATGTGGAAGAAATCCTGCTTTATAAAAGGGTTGCAAGCTTACAGTATACGCCTTCTGAAGATGAAATCCGCCTGATAGTCCGGAACTGTCCTGTTTGTATTGACGGGGACCCGACTGAAGAAGCCGAGGTTGAAGGGCACAGGGACCTTGAAAGGATAGGAACGAACCGCGTCAGGGGAGGGATGTGCCTTGTACTTGCCGAAGGGCTTGCACTCAAGGCTCCCAAGGTCAAAAAGCACGTGAATAAATTGAAAATGGACGGCTGGGACTGGCTCGAGACACTTATCGGGGGAGCTAAAAGCGGGGAAAGCGATGAAGATGAGCAGAAAAACAAAATCAAGCCAAAGGATAAATACATCCGTGACCTGATCGCCGGGAGACCTGTGTTCTCTCACCCCTCAAGGCCTGGAGGATTCAGGCTGCGGTACGGGCGGTCAAGAAATACTTCTTTTGCTTCAGCAGGGATTAATCCTGCCGGTATGGTTCTGCTTGATGATTTTATTACTAACGGAACCCAGCTTAAGATCGAAAGGCCCGGTAAAGCTGCCGCAATGTCTGCCGTGGACTCGATAGAAGGGCCTACGGTAAGGCTTTTTTCAGGAGACCTTATCCGGGTAGATGATATAAAGGAGGCGTACGAAGTCCGCCAGCAGGTTGAAGTAATTGTGGATATCGGGGAAATTCTGATCAATTACGGGGACTTTCTGGAGAATAATCATCCTCTCATGCCTTCCCCCTATGTTTTCGAGTGGTGGATTTATGATTACGAATCCGTCTGCTCCGAAAAGATCCTTGAGAAAGATTTGAAAAATCCGTCCGCCAGTCTTGCCCTCAAGCTTGCAGAGAAGTATAATGTGCCTCTGCACCCGAAGTTCACCTATCTCTGGCATGACATAAACCGAAATGAGTTTGAGGCTTTAAGAAAGTTCGTAGCTGAAAAAGGGACCTTTCTGGAGGGTGAAGGAGAAGGAGAAGGAGAAGGAATCCTCAAACTGCCCCTCGAAGACTCTGTTAAAGAGGGCATAAAACCTGTGCTTGAAAAGCTTCTTGTTCTGCATAAGGTAAAAGAAGGCGGTATCTTTGTTGAAGAAGCTCTCCCGTTTATTTTATGCCTCGGGCTTGACAGGTCGCTTAAAGAAAAAGTCAGTATGCCGGATACTGGTGATATGGTAGAAGCCGCAGGCATTTTGAGCGGGTTTAAGGTTTATCCAAAGGCTCCTTCAAGGATAGGGGCAAGGATGGGAAGACCGGAAAAATCCGACCTGCGAAAGATGTCTCCTGCTGCTCAGGTTCTTTTTCCGATAAGCAATGCAGGAGGAATGACGCGTAACCTTGTCTCTGCTTCAGATTATACTTCGTGCATGAATGCCAAGATAGGGGAAATCGAAGTTGAACTGGGGCTGAGGGAGTGCCCCGCCTGCGGGAAAGAATCTTATTTCTGGCGCTGTGAATGCGGGGAATTTACCAATCCCAAACTTTCCTGCCCCCGATGCAAAATTGACGTGAGAGGTGCAGAAACCTGCCCCAAGTGTGGGAGAAAACCGACCTCCGTTGCGAATGTAAAGCTGGATTTCCGTCCTATTTACAAGCAGGCTTTTGAGAATGTGGGCGAAAGGGAAAGAATGGATATTATTAAGGGAGTAAAAAGGCTCATGAATGGGCAGATGACTCCCGAGCCTCTGGAAAAAGGAATCCTGCGTGCAAAGCATGATGTTTATATTTTTAAGGATGGGACAGTCAGGTATGATATGTCCGATATCCCCCTTACGCATATCAGGGCTGATGAGCTCGGAATTACCGCAGCCAGGCTTAGAGAACTCGACTATAAAGAGGACATCTATGGAAAGCCGCTTGAGAGGGACGACCAGGTTGTCTGTCTGAAGGTTCAGGACCTTCTGCTTTCTTATGATGGGGCTGAGTATATGCTGCGTACGGCAAAGTATGTGGATGAGCTTCTTGTGAAGTATTACAAGGTTGAACCCTACTATAATGCCGAAACCATTCAGGACCTCGTCGGGGTACTGATGATAGGGCTTGCTCCACATACTTCAGCGGGAGTGCTTGGGCGCCTTATAGGTTTTACAAAAGCTTCAGTAGGTTATGCACATCCTTTTTTTCATGCTTCAAAACGCAGGAATTGTGATGGGGATGAGGACTGCGTAATGCTTCTTATGGACGGAATTCTCAATTTTTCGAGGTCGTATCTTCCCGAGAAAAGGGGAGGAAAGATGGACGCTCCTCTGGTGTTGACCACCAGAATCGACCCCAAGGAAGTGGACAAAGAAGCCCATAATATTGATTTGCTTGCAAGATATCCTCTTGAGTTTTACAGGGCTACGCAGGAGATCAAAAGCCCCACCGAGATTGAAAGCATTATGGACCTCGTCAGCAGCCGGCTGGGTAAGCCTGATCAGTACGAGCACTTTATGTTTACACACGATACTTCAAATATTGCTGCAGGTCCTCTGAAATCTTCATATAAGACTCTTGGAAGCATGATTGAGAAGATGGAGGCTCAACTCTCCCTGGCTGGCAAGATAAGGGCGGTAGATGCACCTGATGTGGCTGAAAGAGTTTTAAAGTCTCATTTTCTTCCGGACCTGATTGGAAATCTCCGTTCTTTTTCCAGACAGCGCATGCGCTGCATCAAATGTGGAGAAAAGTTCAGACGCCCGCCTCTCACAGGAGCATGCCCTAAGTGCGGGGGCAATGTAGTACTGACTGTACATGAGGGAGCTGTCCGCAAATATCTTGAAATTTCAAAAGAGATCGGTGAAAGGTACGGGGTTTCAAGCTATACCAGGCAAAGAATCGAGCTTCTTGACTATGATATCTGCTCTCTGTTTGAAAACCATAAGGTTAAGCAGCTTGGACTCTCGGATTTTATGTCCGGGTCTGCGCGCTGA
- the mmp10 gene encoding methyl coenzyme M reductase-arginine methyltransferase Mmp10 (Mmp10 (methanogenesis marker protein 10) is a cobalamin-requiring radical SAM methyltransferase that creates the methylarginine modification to methyl coenzyme M reductase.) — protein MEVVVDVGGNPGVDCRGFCKYCYFKKVKDVQPLGCKYCLPFKKGCDYCTRSVKESYSGFKPLQMVLEETANKLYFATGEVKKFTVSGGGDLSCYPELKNLITFLSQFNTPIHLGYTSGKGFSKPDDALFYINNGVTEVSFTVFATDPSLRAEYMKDPEPEASIQVLRDFCAHCEVYGAIVLLPGINDGEVLEKTLSDLESMGAKGAIFMRFANFQENGLILNNSPIIPGIIPHTVSEFTEIVRSSAAKHPSMRITGTPLEDPLIGSPFAIRNVPEALSKLPGVTKKATVLTGQVAAPRLTEIFEALGGSVNVVPLKKDIGCLITIDDFRNLDLSEVTETVFIPGRAFVHDMEVREALKKDGVDRIVRRGPERLSVDGEMSIGMTREEVLELEIEGFTELINQINSLGLPVD, from the coding sequence ATGGAAGTAGTTGTCGACGTAGGTGGAAATCCCGGGGTAGACTGTAGAGGCTTTTGCAAATACTGCTACTTTAAAAAAGTCAAAGACGTTCAGCCCCTCGGCTGCAAGTATTGCCTCCCCTTTAAAAAAGGGTGCGATTACTGTACTCGCAGCGTAAAAGAATCGTATTCAGGCTTCAAGCCTCTCCAGATGGTACTCGAAGAGACTGCAAATAAGCTGTATTTCGCAACCGGAGAGGTAAAAAAGTTCACTGTTAGCGGAGGAGGAGACTTAAGCTGCTACCCCGAATTGAAGAATCTTATTACTTTTCTGTCCCAGTTCAACACTCCAATACACCTTGGATATACCAGCGGAAAGGGATTCAGCAAGCCTGATGACGCTCTTTTTTACATAAACAACGGTGTTACGGAAGTGAGTTTCACGGTCTTTGCGACAGACCCTTCCCTGAGAGCCGAATACATGAAAGACCCTGAACCCGAAGCATCTATTCAGGTTCTCAGGGATTTCTGTGCCCACTGCGAAGTGTATGGAGCGATAGTCCTTCTTCCGGGAATAAACGATGGAGAGGTACTTGAAAAGACCCTCAGCGACCTGGAATCTATGGGCGCAAAGGGAGCCATTTTTATGAGGTTTGCAAACTTTCAGGAAAACGGCCTTATCCTTAACAATTCTCCAATTATCCCGGGGATAATTCCACATACAGTCTCCGAGTTCACTGAAATTGTACGCAGTTCTGCAGCAAAACATCCTTCCATGAGGATCACAGGAACACCACTGGAAGACCCTTTAATTGGTTCGCCTTTTGCAATCCGGAACGTTCCCGAAGCCCTCTCAAAACTTCCCGGAGTTACCAAAAAAGCAACCGTTCTTACAGGGCAGGTAGCAGCCCCCAGGCTTACCGAAATATTTGAAGCTCTTGGAGGCAGCGTGAATGTAGTCCCGTTGAAAAAGGACATAGGCTGCCTTATTACAATTGATGATTTCAGAAATCTGGACCTCTCCGAGGTGACTGAAACTGTCTTCATACCTGGAAGAGCTTTTGTGCATGATATGGAAGTCAGGGAAGCTCTCAAAAAGGATGGAGTAGACAGGATTGTTCGCAGAGGACCGGAACGCCTCTCAGTAGACGGTGAAATGTCCATAGGCATGACAAGAGAAGAAGTTCTGGAGCTGGAAATAGAAGGTTTCACAGAGCTTATTAATCAGATTAACTCCCTTGGACTGCCGGTAGATTAA
- the mcrB gene encoding coenzyme-B sulfoethylthiotransferase subunit beta has product MSDTVDIYDDRGKLLESNVDIMSLAPTRNAAIKKIILDTKRSVAVNLAGIQGALASGKMGGKGRQILGRGLNYDIVGNVDAIAANVKKLVQVDEGDDTNVRVLKGGKSLLIQAPSSRMAAGADFMAATTVGAAAVTQTLIDMFKTDLYDAPIVKSAVWGSYPQTMDLMGGQVQGILSIPQNNEGLGYSLRNIMANHVAAITNRGAMNAAALSSIYEQSGIFEMGGAVGMFERHQLLGLAYQGLNANNMVYDIVKENGKDGTIGTVIESIVGRAIENNVISVDKTAPSGYKFYKANDVPMWNAYAAAGTLASTLVNCGAGRAAQNVSSTLLYFNDIIEKETGLPGCDYGKVQGTAVGFSFFSHSIYGGGGPGVFNGNHVVTRHSRGFAIPCVCAAVALDAGTQMFTIESTSGLIGDVFGSIDEFRQPIKAVAGAL; this is encoded by the coding sequence GTGTCTGACACAGTAGACATCTACGACGACAGAGGAAAACTGCTCGAGAGCAATGTCGACATTATGAGCCTTGCTCCAACAAGAAACGCAGCAATTAAAAAGATTATCTTGGACACCAAGCGGTCCGTTGCAGTCAACCTCGCAGGTATTCAGGGCGCACTTGCCAGCGGCAAGATGGGCGGTAAGGGCCGTCAGATCTTAGGCCGTGGACTCAACTACGATATCGTAGGCAATGTTGATGCTATTGCAGCAAACGTAAAGAAGCTCGTCCAGGTTGACGAAGGCGACGACACAAATGTCAGGGTCCTTAAAGGCGGAAAGAGCCTGCTTATTCAGGCCCCCTCATCCAGAATGGCCGCTGGTGCTGACTTCATGGCTGCAACAACAGTCGGTGCAGCAGCAGTTACCCAGACCCTCATTGACATGTTTAAAACAGACTTATACGATGCACCTATCGTAAAATCTGCAGTCTGGGGAAGCTACCCGCAGACAATGGACCTCATGGGCGGACAGGTTCAGGGTATTCTGAGCATCCCCCAGAACAACGAAGGTCTTGGCTACTCCCTCAGGAACATCATGGCCAACCACGTTGCAGCAATCACCAACCGTGGCGCAATGAACGCAGCAGCTCTCTCCTCAATCTACGAACAGTCCGGTATCTTCGAGATGGGTGGAGCAGTTGGTATGTTCGAGAGACACCAGCTCCTTGGTCTCGCTTACCAGGGTCTCAACGCCAATAACATGGTATATGACATCGTGAAGGAGAACGGTAAGGACGGAACCATTGGAACCGTTATCGAATCAATTGTCGGCAGGGCAATTGAAAACAATGTAATCTCCGTTGACAAGACCGCACCTTCCGGATATAAGTTCTACAAAGCAAACGACGTCCCAATGTGGAACGCCTATGCCGCAGCCGGTACACTTGCATCCACTCTCGTGAACTGTGGTGCAGGCCGTGCAGCCCAGAACGTCTCCTCAACACTTCTGTACTTCAACGACATCATTGAGAAGGAAACCGGTCTCCCAGGATGCGACTATGGTAAAGTACAGGGTACTGCAGTAGGATTCTCATTCTTCAGCCACTCAATTTATGGTGGCGGTGGACCCGGTGTATTCAACGGTAACCACGTCGTTACCAGGCACTCCAGAGGTTTCGCAATTCCCTGCGTATGCGCAGCAGTAGCTCTGGATGCAGGTACTCAGATGTTCACAATCGAATCAACATCTGGCCTCATTGGCGACGTGTTCGGATCGATCGATGAATTCCGCCAGCCAATTAAGGCAGTTGCAGGAGCGCTCTAA
- the mcrD gene encoding methyl-coenzyme M reductase operon protein D: MSDSASNTENSIQIEIFPSRILSPETAQKLLVELSQVDGILRVMIQGNRLPEKVGYGPGTGEKVEHPLRKPIQIGGQVIELRVSVGRIRLEVLNAEVKENVRAVCEKMLPFSFEFREGHFLRRKPTVTDYAKLGPEADPRLLGMVDPKAKINQLVFIEKQEKEDDEDKDE, translated from the coding sequence ATGTCAGACTCTGCTTCAAACACAGAAAATTCCATTCAAATTGAAATCTTTCCCAGTAGAATTCTGTCCCCTGAGACTGCTCAGAAACTACTCGTTGAGCTTTCTCAGGTTGATGGAATACTCCGTGTTATGATCCAGGGCAATAGACTTCCTGAAAAGGTAGGTTATGGTCCTGGCACCGGGGAAAAGGTTGAACATCCTCTGAGAAAGCCTATTCAGATCGGAGGTCAGGTTATTGAGCTCAGGGTTAGTGTAGGCAGGATCAGGCTTGAGGTCTTAAATGCCGAAGTCAAGGAAAATGTCAGGGCAGTATGCGAAAAAATGCTCCCGTTCTCTTTTGAATTCAGGGAAGGGCATTTCCTCAGGAGAAAGCCTACAGTAACTGACTACGCTAAACTTGGTCCTGAAGCTGATCCACGCTTGCTTGGTATGGTAGATCCCAAAGCCAAAATAAACCAGCTTGTCTTCATTGAGAAACAAGAGAAAGAAGACGATGAAGATAAAGATGAGTGA
- the mcrC gene encoding methyl-coenzyme M reductase I operon protein C codes for MMFDRETQVVDCRCGGGLGKGGGLAQRGTLSEAGRADVVAVAMSPGQRHITKPVCEITYGMRKENIQVSVLVLYSGSGIPESGMRTGSFVLSPVEVAQIEMHKLAVIHLGNIKDHVIRKTREILSQVDIPAIIVSQIPVDFEDFAEAGIKTRLVMPRDENIRTKGIVMDMVSGVTRGDSCPRDKLNLIVKYVKTTLDQLKDHKGVA; via the coding sequence ATGATGTTTGACCGGGAAACACAGGTGGTTGATTGCCGATGCGGTGGAGGACTTGGCAAAGGAGGAGGACTTGCTCAAAGAGGCACTCTTTCGGAAGCCGGTCGTGCCGACGTTGTAGCTGTTGCCATGAGTCCCGGACAGAGGCATATCACAAAACCGGTATGTGAGATTACATACGGCATGAGGAAAGAAAACATTCAGGTGAGTGTGCTTGTACTTTACTCAGGTTCAGGTATCCCGGAATCAGGCATGAGGACAGGATCATTTGTATTGAGTCCGGTAGAAGTCGCACAGATCGAAATGCACAAGCTGGCTGTTATTCACCTCGGGAATATCAAAGACCATGTAATCAGAAAAACCAGAGAAATTTTGAGCCAGGTAGACATACCGGCAATCATAGTCAGCCAGATTCCGGTGGATTTTGAGGATTTTGCAGAAGCAGGGATAAAGACGAGATTAGTGATGCCAAGGGATGAAAACATCCGTACCAAAGGAATTGTGATGGATATGGTAAGTGGGGTTACACGCGGTGACTCCTGTCCCAGGGATAAACTAAATTTAATAGTAAAATACGTCAAGACGACATTAGACCAGTT